The genomic interval TCCATTTGAGTTCGGACAGTGGTACTGTTATTGGCACCGCTGTTCGGGTCCCGATGGCTGATCCCGATGATATAAAGCTGTTTGGGGCTATGCGGATTTATACGGAAGATAGCGTCACCATATTCGGCTGGCATATCTAAATAACCGGATGAATCTTGTGTGCGCTCAGGTGAGGCTAATACGCTCCCCGAGGCGGACAGGACCAATAGTGTACATATGATCAGAAAAATACCCGGGAGAGGCTTTTGGGCGGCGGCGATCAATGTGCTGCATGCAGATGCCGCACATTGGTGGACGTTGCGAAATGTATGATATGTAAATAGCTGCATTTCCTGTTATTTTCCCTGTTCCGGCTATATGGTTCGTGCGGGCGGGAAGATATACAGAAAAATTCGCTCTAATCCGTATCTGGCAATCCCGCTGTCTAGGGTTACACGCCCTTTTAGACCGGTGACTTTGCGCATTCACCTTTCGATGAATTTGCCTTTATCAGATAGTTTCTTGGGTAAGTGACTTTGACTATCACTCACATTTCGCGATAAATTACCATACCCCCTAATACCTGTCAACGGATGAATGATTCCTGAAAACTGTGCAAACCCAGTTGTACAAAGGGTATCAGAAGGTGTTTTGGGAAATAAAATGAGTATTCCTGATGCAATACGAGTGGAGCAAATCGTGATGGTGTAATAGAGAAAAGAAAATGTGTCCGAAAAAAAAACTTTAGAAGCTACAGATACGATCGTAAATTCAGCAGCATATGAGTTTTTTTTGGAATTATTATATTTTTTCACAAACCAATAAAAAGGCGAGTCCGATTAGGCGGTGAGAAATCCAGTCCCGTAGGATTGGTACTGTCGGGTTGGACAGGTAAAAATACCTGAATCCAGAATGATTCACGCTATGTACCGAAAAATGGAAGCTGCAGTGATTTGTCTTTGTGGCACATTTATTGTATAACTGACTTTATCAGTTGAATAGAGTGGTCTATTCAAGAAGATGAAAAAATCAAATTGTTGAAAAAATAGGAGAAAAACTATGTTGGTGAAAAAAAGTCCGATTATTCTTACGCTTATACTGCTTGTCTTCTTTATTCCTATGATGTCGGGGTGTTATACTCCTGCAGGGCGCAGCGCCGGAGAGGTTATCGATGACTCCACAATTGCGACAAAAGTCAAAGCGAAGCTCTTTGATTCCAGTGAGCTGAGTGGGTTTGCCATCAATGTCGATACCTTCGAGCAGGTGGTAACCCTGACAGGTGCCGTTGAAACTGAACAACAAAGGGAATTGGCTACGGAGATTGCCGAATCGGTGAAAGGAGTACAGAGTGTAAATAATCTCCTTGGCCTTAAGTAATCCTGGCCCCGACATTTCACGAGTCTGGCAGGTTTATGGATGAACTGCAGCCTCAGGAGTAAGGTACTCATCAGCACTCCCCGGGGGGAAAATGGATAGAAAAGCATCAATAGATAAAGAAAAGGTTGATCCGGAACGGATGGAGGTCCTTCGGGGGCTGCCGATAGAAATAAAGCAACAGATAACGGGAGAGGAAGCAAGGGCATTTCTCCATAAGGAACCTCTTCCCGATACCCTGATAGAAAAACTGAAGGGTTATCTGGATTTAGATGAATGATGAGGGGTATGTAGTAGAAAGCTGGGAAGTATCACTGTCAGTTTCGGGTTGGATTGCAAATGAAGACGATCGGAAGAGTGCGGCAACGGAAGCTGCCGCACTCTTACCTGAAAGAGAATTATGATCAAAAATCCATTACTACGGTAATGGAGGCACCCAAGCTTTACACCTTAAAGCTTCCCACTATTGTTTTCAGCTCAGAGGCGCGACTTAGCAGGTCATCGGCACTCTCCTTGACATCATTGCTGCTGTTCGAGATACTATGAGCCGAAGCCGAAACCTCTGTAATGTCCCGGGTAATATCGGCGGCGACAGTGGAGCTCTGATTGACATTTTCATTTACTTCCTCGATCCCCTGGCTTGCCTGGGAGATATTGTCGGCAATTTCCCGGGTAGCCGCGGTCTGCTCCTCCACGGCGGTTGCTATTGTTGAGACAATATCATTTACGCCGCTGATCACCGAGGAAATCTGGCCGATCTCATCTCCTGTCATTCTGCTGGTATTCTGAACGTTTTCAATCAATGTCTTAATATCGAGTGTGGCTGCAGCCGTCTGCTTTGCCAATTCCTTGATTTCATTGGCGACAACGGCAAAGCCCTTGCCGGCTTCACCGGCCCTGGCTGCTTCAATGGTTGCATTGAGGGCCAGGAGATTGGTCTGCTCCGATATTTCAGTAATAGTTTCCGTTACTTTGCCTATTTTATCCGCGGCCTGTCCCAGTTCGGTCATCTTGCCTGAAGCGCTCTGGGCCTGTTGCACGGCGTCGGCGGATACATTTCTCGCCTTTTCCGCATTTTCGGCAATTTCATTTATGGTGGCGCTCATCTCCTCGGCAGCGGTGGCTACCATATTGGCATTTGTCGAAGATTGCTCCATTGCCGCAGCCACGTTATTCAGATTGGCGCTCATCTCCTCTGAGGCGGTGGCGACATTGGTGGCTCGTTGAGAAGTGTTTTCAGAGTTGGCCAGCAGGTCCTGCGAAATTTGTGAAAGACTGGTCGAGCTGACGGCTACGCCTTCTGAACTTTCGGCAATCTGCTTGACGATGCCTTGCAGTTTTTCGATAAAGACATTGAACCATTTTGCCATATCTCCGATTTCGTCTTTGGAGGAGACCTTCAGGCGCATGGTCAGATCGCCTTCTCCTTCGGCAATATCCTGCAGTCCGGCAACGGCGTCGTCTAAAGGTCTGGTGATCTTTTTCGAGAAGATGAAGACTAATATGCCGACAATCAGCAGAGCGGCCAGGGTCGTGAAAGCGATGCTGTTGCGAAAGGCATGCGGTTCTTTGAGGAATTCCGCTTTATTCTGGGTTAAGGCAATGCTCCAGTCTTTTAATGGAACAGGCGCATAGCCGGCAATTTTATCGACTCCCTTAAAGAAATATTCATTCACTCCCTGATTTCCGGCAAGCATTCCCCTGGTTATTTCTTCCATACCCGCCAATGTTTTCAGATCCAGGCTAAGAATGAAATCGTCATTGGGATGTGCGTTTATAATTCCTTTTTTATCAACCATATAGGCGTAACCTGATTCACCGACTGTTGTGGAGGAGATCAGGGCAACCAGAGCGCTTGCCTTCACCGACATTCCGAAGATCCCCAGGAACTGACCTGAATCGGAAAGAATCGGAGCGCTGACCACATAGATCAGTTTGCCCGTGGATTTCGAGCGGACAATCTCACCGACAACTGCTTTTCCAGTGCTTTTGGCTTCCT from Desulfopila inferna carries:
- a CDS encoding BON domain-containing protein codes for the protein MLVKKSPIILTLILLVFFIPMMSGCYTPAGRSAGEVIDDSTIATKVKAKLFDSSELSGFAINVDTFEQVVTLTGAVETEQQRELATEIAESVKGVQSVNNLLGLK
- a CDS encoding methyl-accepting chemotaxis protein, translating into MRKIDVHSISFKLVAGGCLAVFIPLLIVAVISIPKITGVLLDTGKASALSKANELASIVQRTIELQAKTAAAFATGYKVREVGEKVKQLGVEGATEDIAVLRSEMKKKYKALDDTYLGIFVTDENGLLYTGELANGDEYKGSNVASREYFQEAKSTGKAVVGEIVRSKSTGKLIYVVSAPILSDSGQFLGIFGMSVKASALVALISSTTVGESGYAYMVDKKGIINAHPNDDFILSLDLKTLAGMEEITRGMLAGNQGVNEYFFKGVDKIAGYAPVPLKDWSIALTQNKAEFLKEPHAFRNSIAFTTLAALLIVGILVFIFSKKITRPLDDAVAGLQDIAEGEGDLTMRLKVSSKDEIGDMAKWFNVFIEKLQGIVKQIAESSEGVAVSSTSLSQISQDLLANSENTSQRATNVATASEEMSANLNNVAAAMEQSSTNANMVATAAEEMSATINEIAENAEKARNVSADAVQQAQSASGKMTELGQAADKIGKVTETITEISEQTNLLALNATIEAARAGEAGKGFAVVANEIKELAKQTAAATLDIKTLIENVQNTSRMTGDEIGQISSVISGVNDIVSTIATAVEEQTAATREIADNISQASQGIEEVNENVNQSSTVAADITRDITEVSASAHSISNSSNDVKESADDLLSRASELKTIVGSFKV